In Miscanthus floridulus cultivar M001 chromosome 8, ASM1932011v1, whole genome shotgun sequence, the sequence ACTCTTCCTCCCCCATGTCCATGGTCATCGTGGCGAGGGCAATCCAGCCGAGAGTTAGTCACGGTTAGTTGTTGCCTGCCTAGCATGCAGCTCTAATTCAATCCGTGCAGCAGACGCCAAATCGTGACAGGTAGTAGCTAGGAAGGAGGGAGGGAAGGGCAGGCCATGGCGCTCGAAGCTGTGGTGTTCCCGAAGGAGCTCCTTGCGTGCACGGTCAAGGCGCGCCCGGCGTCACTGGGATGCGGCTTCCATACTGAGGAGCTCGAGGACAAGGGCGGCGTGGTTCTGCAAGGAGAGGCCGCCGATGCGCTGCCGCCGCCCGGTTCCGGTTCCGGTGCGGCCACCACGTGGGAGTGGGACGCGGTGCTCTTCCCGTGCTCCACTGCACCTGGCGCAGTGGAGGAGTGCTGGGATGTGCAGCACCAGCTCTCCgtgtccccgccgccgccggtgccctCCGCCATCGCAGCGTCGTCGTCCGCGCGCGGCAAGGCTGCCGCGGCGTCGGCGGCAGCACGGAGACGACTGCGACGCCCGAAAGCGGTGAAGAACACGGAGGAGATGGAGAGCCAGCGGCGCAACCACATTGCCGTGGAGCGCAACCGGCGGCGGCAGATGAACGAGTACCTCTCCGTGCTCCGCTCCGCCATGCCGCCCTCCTACGCGCAGCGGGTACGTACGTACAACAATCTCCTCCATGGCTCTCTCTCCAGCTGTGCAATGAGCGTAATGTACCCGCCGCTCCCCGGCAGGCAGTATTGTCCTAGCTGCAAGAGCTTTGCAGGTCATGTCACCATGCCATGCATGTGTACGAACGGCTGCATTGTTGATTGCCGCTGTCCCCACAACTTTTACTGTAACGGATGTCAAATCTTGCTGGCCCCCTGGCCTGGCCATCCGCTGCTGGCTTCTGCCTCGCCGCGCCATGCGCTTTGGTTGCATATGTCACGGAATCTCTAGCGATCGTGTACTGCCTGCAGGTGCAGGCATCAAAAGCCGCACCTTCTTGACCGCCGAGCTCTTGGTCGCGACCGAATGGCATGTTCCGTTTGCAACGTACCGAGCGTTAACGTTAACATGGTGTACGGCGGTGCAGGGTGACCAGGCGTCGATCGTGGCTGGTGCCATCAACTTCGTCAAGGAGCTGGAGCAGCTGCTGCAGTCGCTGGAGGCGCAGAAGCGGCGCCAGGGCGGGTGCACCGAGCCACCGCCACCTCCGGCGCCGTTCGCTGGCTTCTTCACGTTCCCTCAGTACTCCACCGCCGCGACGGGTGTGGTTGGCTCTAGTGACAGTGCTGGCTCCGGCGGTGATCAGAGTGGCGGCGGCTGCGCGGGAGCGGGAGCGCGGCGGGGCGTGGCCGACATCGAGGTGGCCCTGGCAGAGAGCCACGCCAACGTGAAGGTGCtcgcgccgcggcggccgcggcaGCTGCTGAGGATGGTGGTGGCGCTGCAGTGCCTTGGCCTCACCGTGCTCCACCTCAACGTGACCACCACCGCCGATCACCTGGCCTTCTACTCCCTCAGCCTCAAGGTAACAAACTACCGGCACTGCGCAGGCGCGTGGCTATTCGATCGACCCCAGCTGAGCTCAGCAATAAGGgattgtttggcacggctcctcctgaggggctcctccggaggagccggagccgttttggaggagccacaaattgtggctcctccaaaacggctccggctcctctgttttttactgaaaaacggctcctccaagaaaacgtttggcagggctcctctggaggagccggagaggagccctgccaaacaagccctaacaCTAAGTCACTAACACATTCTCCTCGTCCTTGCTGCTGCAGATGGAGGATGAGTGCCGGCTGTCGTCGGTAGATGACATCGCCGCCGCGGTGAACGAGATACTCGGCAAGATCTCCGACGAGTGCGCCGCCAGTTACTTATTAGCTGCTTAGCTGGAGCACTAC encodes:
- the LOC136474929 gene encoding transcription factor bHLH94-like, producing MALEAVVFPKELLACTVKARPASLGCGFHTEELEDKGGVVLQGEAADALPPPGSGSGAATTWEWDAVLFPCSTAPGAVEECWDVQHQLSVSPPPPVPSAIAASSSARGKAAAASAAARRRLRRPKAVKNTEEMESQRRNHIAVERNRRRQMNEYLSVLRSAMPPSYAQRGDQASIVAGAINFVKELEQLLQSLEAQKRRQGGCTEPPPPPAPFAGFFTFPQYSTAATGVVGSSDSAGSGGDQSGGGCAGAGARRGVADIEVALAESHANVKVLAPRRPRQLLRMVVALQCLGLTVLHLNVTTTADHLAFYSLSLKMEDECRLSSVDDIAAAVNEILGKISDECAASYLLAA